A part of Pongo pygmaeus isolate AG05252 chromosome 14, NHGRI_mPonPyg2-v2.0_pri, whole genome shotgun sequence genomic DNA contains:
- the LAMP1 gene encoding lysosome-associated membrane glycoprotein 1, whose protein sequence is MAAPGSARRPLLLLLLLLLLGLVHCASAAMFMVKNGNGTACIMANFSAAFSVNYDTKSGPKNMTFDLPSDATVVLNSSSCGKENTSNPSLVIAFGRGHTLTLNFTRNATRYSVQLMSFVYNLSDTHLFPNASSKEIKTVESITDIRADIDKKYRCVSGTQVHMNNVTVTLHDATIQAYLSNSSFSKGETRCEQDRPSPTTAPPAPPSPSPSPVPESPSVDKYNVSGTNGTCLLASMGLQLNLTYERKDNTTVTRLLNINPNKTSASGSCGAHLVTLELHSEGITVLLFQFGMNASSSRFFLQGIQLNTTLPDARDPAFKAANGSLRALQAAVGNSYKCNAEEHVRVTKAFSVNIFKVWVQAFKVEGGQFGSVEECLLDENNMLIPIAVGGALAGLVLIVLIAYLVGRKRSHAGYQTI, encoded by the exons GCCTCGTGCATTGTGCGTCAGCAGCAATGTTTATGGTGAAAAATGGCAACGGGACCGCGTGCATAATGGCCAACTTCTCTGCTGCCTTCTCAGTGAACTATGACACCAAGAGTGGCCCTAAG AACATGACCTTTGACCTTCCATCAGATGCCACAGTAGTGCTCAACAGCAGCTCCTGTGGAAAAGAGAACACTTCCAACCCCAGTCTCGTGATTGCTTTTGGAAGAGGACATACACTCACTCTCAATTTCACGAGAAATGCAACACGTTACAGCGTCCAGCTCATGAGTTTTGTTTATAACTTGTCAGACACACACCTTTTCCCCAATGCAAGCTCCAAAG aAATCAAGACTGTGGAATCTATAACTGACATCAGGGCAGATATAGATAAAAAATACAGATGTGTTAGTGGCACCCAGGTCCACATGAACAACGTGACTGTAACGCTCCACGATGCCACCATCCAGGCGTACCTTTCCAACAGCAGCTTCAGCAAAGGAG AGACACGCTGTGAGCAAGACAGGCCTTCCCCAACCACAGCGCCCCCTGCGCCACCCAGCCCCTCGCCCTCACCCGTGCCCGAGAGCCCCTCTGTGGACAAGTACAACGTGAGCGGCACCAATGGGACCTGCCTGCTGGCCAGCATGGGGCTGCAGCTGAACCTCACCTACGAGAGGAAGGACAACACG ACGGTGACAAGGCTTCTCAATATCAACCCCAACAAGACCTCGGCCAGCGGGAGCTGCGGCGCCCACCTGGTGACTCTGGAGCTGCACAGCGAGGGCATCACCGTCCTGCTCTTCCAGTTCGGGATG aatgcaAGTTCTAGCCGGTTTTTCCTACAAGGAATCCAGTTGAATACAACTCTTCCCGACGCCAGAG ACCCTGCCTTTAAAGCTGCCAACGGCTCCCTGAGAGCGCTGCAGGCCGCCGTCGGCAATTCCTACAAGTGCAACGCCGAGGAGCATGTCCGCGTCACGAAGGCGTTTTCAGTCAATATATTCAAAGTGTGGGTCCAGGCTTTCAAGGTGGAAGGTGGCCAGTTTGGCTCTG TGGAGGAGTGTCTGCTGGACGAGAACAACATGCTGATCCCCATCGCTGTGGGTGGTGCCCTGGCGGGGCTGGTCCTCATCGTCCTCATCGCCTACCTCGTCGGCAGGAAGAGGAGTCACGCCGGCTACCAGACGATCTAG